One Rosa chinensis cultivar Old Blush chromosome 5, RchiOBHm-V2, whole genome shotgun sequence genomic region harbors:
- the LOC112202811 gene encoding putative receptor-like protein kinase At3g47110, with the protein MSAHVADFGIAKLLCGRDSMTRTITQATIGYMAPEYGMEGIVTRRRNVYSFGIVLMETFTKKKPTDEMFGDISLKQWVANSPLLDVVDANLLGIEEGDREFENNRECLSSIMRLALACSIESQDGRINMHEALATLNKIKNKFFKDAAPEGVVVLNHPLV; encoded by the exons ATGAGTGCACATGTAGCTGACTTTGGCATTGCAAAACTCTTGTGTGGAAGAGATTCGATGACCCGAACCATCACACAAGCCACAATTGGATATATGGCCCCAG AGTATGGAATGGAAGGAATAGTTACTAGAAGAAGGAATGTTTACAGTTTTGGTATTGTACTGATGGAAACATTCACAAAAAAGAAGCCAACAGATGAGATGTTTGGGGACATCAGTTTGAAGCAATGGGTTGCAAATTCACCATTACTTGATGTCGTGGATGCCAACTTACTTGGGATTGAAGAAGGGGATCGTGAATTTGAGAACAATAGGGAGTGTTTATCATCCATTATGAGATTAGCTCTAGCTTGTTCCATCGAATCACAAGATGGGAGGATAAATATGCATGAGGCTCTAGCCACTctaaacaaaatcaaaaacaagTTTTTCAAGGATGCTGCTCCGGAaggagttgtggtgttgaaccATCCTCTTGTTTAG
- the LOC112203032 gene encoding receptor kinase-like protein Xa21, translating to MTRLCRLKFINFGNNSFMGAILSWFGSLSKLQNFTLRGNHFSGSIPTAIFNLSTLRRIDFRRNQLSGSIPREIGNLTTLKEIYLDDNNFIEIPNEIGALDQLEKLYVQDNVLEGNAPMVVFNMSSLFTLTLFGNNLKDWRVTSSVGSIPKDIGNATQLQHVYLAGNNLTGSIPATIFSLSALQVISLRSNRLSGSIPREIGNLTTLKEMYLFDNNFTDLLYVYLSSNNLSGSLSEDVGKLKAIIEIDLSNNHLSGSIPSSIGNLQSLVMLSLENNNFEGLIPNSLGKSLSLENLDLSRNNLSGLIPKSLESLKYLKILNLSFNKLQGEIPTGGPFQNLSAQSFVSSGELCGASRFLVPSCNNSTFEAHLKSSISGILSALFIATFIWIVILCRRKNVEAAKEITLFPQLLQRRVSHLELVRATNTFNESNLLGSGGFGSVYKVTFSDGIDVAIKRLSIMIDVASALEYLHHGIMAMEHLLFIVI from the exons ATGACTCGTCTGTGCCGGTTGAAATTCATCAACTTTGGAAACAACTCATTTATGGGAGCCATTCTGTCGTGGTTCGGGTCTTTATCCAAACTTCAAAACTTCACTTTGAGAGGTAATCACTTTTCAGGTTCCATACCAACGGCCATTTTCAACTTATCTACACTGCGACGAATTGATTTCAGGCGTAACCAACTATCAG GTAGTATACCGAGAGAAATTGGAAACTTAACAACATTGAAGGAGATCTACCTTGATGATAATAATTTCATAG aaATTCCAAATGAGATCGGCGCTTTAGATCAACTGGAGAAGTTGTATGTGCAAGACAATGTCCTAGAAGGAAATGCTCCTATGGTTGTCTTCAACATGTCTTCTTTGTTTACTTTGACTCTATTTGGAAACAACTTGAAGG ATTGGAGAGTAACAAGTTCAGTTGGAAGCATACCCAAAGATATTGGGAACGCAACCCAATTACAACATGTTTATCTTGCTGGAAACAATTTGACAG GTTCCATACCAGCGACCATCTTCAGCTTATCTGCACTACAAGTAATTTCTTTGAGATCTAACCGACTATCAG GTAGTATACCGAGAGAAATTGGAAATTTAACAACGTTGAAAGAGATGTATCTTTTTGATAATAATTTCACAG ATCTCCTGTATGTATACTTGTCATCCAATAATCTAAGTGGATCTCTCTCAGAAGATGTTGGTAAGCTGAAAGCTATCATAGAGATAGATTTATCAAACAACCACTTATCCGGTAGCATACCGAGCAGCATTGGGAATCTACAAAGCTTGGTCATGCTCTCCTTGGAGAATAATAATTTTGAAGGCCTTATTCCTAATTCACTTGGTAAGTCGCTCAGcttggaaaatttggatttATCCAGAAATAATCTGTCTGGATTGATTCCAAAGTCACTAGAATCACTCAAATAtctcaaaattttaaatttgtcTTTCAACAAACTCCAAGGAGAAATTCCAACGGGTGGACCTTTCCAAAACCTCTCTGCTCAATCATTTGTTTCGAGCGGGGAACTCTGTGGTGCATCTCGATTCCTTGTCCCATCATGCAATAATAGTACATTTGAAGCACATTTGAAGTCCAGTATATCAGGGATCTTGTCAGCATTGTTCATAGCTACCTTCATTTGGATAGTGATACTATGCCGAAGAAAGAATGTGGAAGCTGCAAAAGAGATTACATTGTTCCCTCAACTTCTACAGAGAAGAGTTTCGCACCTCGAACTGGTTCGAGCAACAAATACATTTAATGAAAGCAACTTACTTGGCAGTGGTGGTTTTGGCTCAGTATATAAAGTAACATTTTCTGATGGGATAGATGTGGCTATAAAG AGGTTGAGTATTATGATAGATGTTGCATCGGCATTGGAATACCTTCATCATGGAATCATGGCTATGGAACACCTATTGTTCATTGTGATTTGA